From the Triticum urartu cultivar G1812 chromosome 4, Tu2.1, whole genome shotgun sequence genome, the window CGTAGCCTTTTGAAAACTCACATGGGTTATGCAGCTATGAGATATATGAAATCAGAATTCCACCCACCACGTTCAGTTCTACACTAGATATCTTCACAAAAGCAGCCTCTCCTCTCGTGTATATATAATATCCTCCCCCTCTCCTCGATCTGCCTCAAATGGACTAGCTAGCTTCGAATTGAATGGGATGCTCTCTCATTTTCTGTCATCTTCTCATCTTATGCTCAATGCATTGCACTATCTAGAAATGAGAGGCCTCAGGAATTAACCATTTTCTTATGCGTAAAACAGTTCAAGACAATATGCTGGAAGACGTTCAGATAAGAGAGGGTGACGTGCTCTAGCAGAGACAtcaactatcatgaatatttagTTTTGGAGAACAGTCGGGATACCTGGCACCTCTTGGCAGCATCACTTAGCACCTTATTAGCCCGCAATGACAAGGGCCTAAATTTAATTAGTATAGCTTATCTGGCATGGGTGCTGAATCATCTTTTTAATGACAGCATGGGCGATAATTTTAAATGTGATGTGATATGTGTTCAGCAAATAGAGAGGAAGATCATGTGGTGATTGGCTCTTGTGAGGAACAACTTTGATTTTTGCATTCCTAATATTAATACCTGGCCCAAATCCAGAATCGGAACACAGAGGAAAGTTGCAAACACAAATTCTGAAAGAAAACAGAGCACCACACAGATTCTGAAACTGAAAAGAGGAAAAGCAGAACACCAATAACCATTGCTAAACAATCCCAGACGTTAATCACGCTCTGGCCGAGAGACCCAGAGATGAACAGAGACACGACATATACATAcacaaaaagcttggaaaataagATGGTACCAAATTACCAATGGAGATGCACCATCAATACCAACATGATTCCTTAATGTTATTATTACAAACACCGTGAAATGCAATGCAACCGTTTGGTTATTACATCACAAGATCCATTTGACATGTAACGCATTGCATACATATGCTGCCACACGCTCCAAATCAACCCAAGCCTTTCATCTCGCCTGCACTGCAcaaatttttttttaaaaaagaagAGTTTGATCCAGCAAGAAGCGAAGAACGCCAAACACAGAGGGGAAGGAAACAAGAAAATGTTGACACACGCACACGCATGGAGACGACGACCACCATTCGTACGTACCTGCACGCTGCCGGAGCACGCTCAGCCGCTGTCGCTGCTGCTGCTATGGCCGCCGTCATCCTTGTGGCCCTCGCCGTGCTTCTTGTCCCTCTTCTCCTTGTGGTCGCGGGACGACTTGCCGTCGCCGTGGTCGTTGCTGCTGATCTTGTCCTTGATCTTCTCCATCATGCCCTCCTTGCGCTCGCCGTCCTTCTTGTGCTCCTCGGCCTTCTTGTGCTCGTCGCTGCCACCGCCCATGTGGAGCTTCTCCTCGATCTTGTGGATGATGCCGGCCATGGCACAGTTGTTTCTGGTAGGAGTACTAGCAGCATCCAAGCGAGTGTAGGAAGACTGAGGGTCCTAAATCTTGCTAGCTGGATCATCTTTTCCATCTCTACCTATGGCTATGGCCTATGTGCATCTTCCAAAAAATGGAAGGCATCAAACAATATCTCATTTCTCGTGCCATTGGTAGGTATCTGTCATTGAATCGACATGTAGTCATCTCAATGCTCCCATGTGTTGGGCAACTTTCATAGGTATATGAGATTATAAATTCACCCACCACATTAAATTCTACACTACATATTTCTCTTCGTAAAAACAGCCTCGCCTCCGAGAGTGGTGTTTTGGCACATGGGAGCGCGCGCTCCAGATTTTGAAAATGTGTTTTAAACATATTTTGAAAGTTCAAAAAAATCCAAACAAAAACTTGGCGCGTACATCTCGATATTGTACATGCTCACAAAGTCGTTTCGGGGAAAACCGACAACTTATTTGCCGCGTGTGAAAAAGATAAAATCCAGTGTTAAAAAATGCTTTCCACAAGACAtctttttgtcttttttgcacaaGCCACAAAAAATATCGGTTTTCTCCGAAACTTGACGTACACACATATAATGCCGAGATGTATGCGTAAAATTTTTGTTTGAAATATTTTCACACTTCAAAATATTTTTTCACATGCCGGAGCGCGCGCTCCCGGGAGCACCAACGGATTTCCATCTCCGCGCCTCCCCTCATGGATATATAGTATCATCGCTTCTCCTCGGTCTACTTCAAGTACATGACTAGCTAGCTTTGAATGAGTTGATCTCTCTTTGTCTACAATGAGGTAATAGCATCACAGGTCCTCGAACTTGTCCAGGATGTGATGATTTGGTCCTCAAACTTGCAAAAGTAGATTATTTGGTTCTGAAACTTGTCTCAGATGTGCACATTTGGTCCTGGGCCAATCAACAACAGCCATGTGGAGCCAGCTGGGCCGAGCCGGTCAGCGCCGCACTTTTCGCATTTAGCCCCTTGCTGTTTATCGGAATTAACCCGTGGGACGCCTCATGTCGCCGGCAGCGCTACGAGCTTGGCCGGCACGGTGCCGGAGAGGCGGTTGTGGTCTAGCGCGAGGAACCGCAGCCTGGGCATCGCCGCCATGGACTCCGCCCAGGAGcagaggttcttgtttgttttcTTGCGGAGAAGTACTATGATGAAATGTGCTCGCGGCGGCAGGCTGCTCCCTGTCCTCGCCGCGCTGTTCGTGGCGCTGCTTCTCCTCTCCGGCTCCACGGCGGAAGGGGAGGACGAGGAGGGCTCGCCGGGGCGGCGGAGGAGCCGGAGGCGCCGATGGAGGCCAAGGAGAAGGCGGCCCTGTACGCCGCCATCGGGAGCTTCGTGGGCAAGGCGTGGAACGGCTCCGGCCTCTTCTCTGACCCCTGCAGCCAGACTCCCATCTAGGTTCGTCTCGCCCACTGCTAGCTCCTTCTCTTTACTCAGTGTCTTCGGTTCTTGATTCATTCATGGGAAGTGTTAAACTCTGAACAAATTGAGTACTGGTAAACACCAAAATTTGCTCTCATTTCATAGATTTATACCCAGTTTCTTTCCTGTTCTGCATTACAATGTCTTGAGATTCACCACAAATCGCTGCTCAAAAGGATGTTGTTTGCTTGCACCTCCAATTAAATGACTTATATCTCAAAAAAAAAATTAAATGACTTATCTTGGGAACGTCCAAACAAAtcgtcaaattctcagcactgCATCATCTTTTCAAATTCCCCTGTTTCACTTGTAGCAGCTCTCTTACTGTTTGATCCATTGTTCCTCCACTGTTTCTCCTTGGAGAATGCAGGATTTGCTAGACTACTTCACTGTTGGACGAGTGAGACGAAACCTTTGTTCCTCAACCTATCTACTGCCTCGCGATTCTTGCCTAATTTGGAACCTTTTTTTTACTGTCTCTCTTCCTCTCTTGTGCGCAACAATTTTCTTTCCCTGCGCATGATAAGAATCTGCGATTGCAGATATGCAATGTCAACGTTTTTTAAAACACATCCCATTTGGTCTTTCTTTTCTCATGTCCTCTTCCTCTTTTTTGGAGGGCGTCCTCTTGCTCTTTTGCTTTGCCCACAAAATCATTGGTACCAACTCAGtaggagtagtacattttttacTTCCACCGATTTAACACTGGTTTACCTTGGTCTGATTAGCACTTTCTGGCGATCATACACATAGTTAGTTAGTTTATAACCAGGTTTACATATGCTGTTCGCAATTATTTTCACTCTCAGTGGTACTGCTAGAATTACATTCTGATCCTCATGACAAGCCAAGAAAGTTGTACCTGAACAACAGAACATGTGACCCTTCCACCTCTGTTCCTAATATTTACCCCAGTCAATTATGTTTTACTATTCATTTGCATGATTTAAGTATGCATCTATGTAGAATGTAGTAGTACAATTTTACTGACTGATGATGACGATATTCGATTCAGTGAAATAATTGCTTCTTGGATCCAGTGCTCGACAACTCGCTGCAGTGCGCCCCGGACGCCAGGTTCAGCCCCAAGTTGTTCGGCCTCCGGTGCCTCAAGAGCCTCACCTTCTACGCCTGCTTCCCGGCGGCCAACTCCACGGCCATCCCGGTGACAAACTGGGACAAGCTCTCCGGCACCCTCGAGACGCTCGAGTTCCACTCAAACCCGGGCCTGGCCGGCGCCATCCCGGCGTTCCTCGGCCGCCTGGCCAGCCTGCAGTCCCTGGTCCTCATCGACGACAACCTCACCGGCGCCACTGGAGCTTGGCGGGCTGGCGAAGCTGCGGCGGCTCGTGCTGTCCGGGAACGGGCTGTCGGGCCCCGTGTCGGCCACGCTCGGTAACCCCCGCCGCCTCGACGAGCTGCTGGCCATGGACATGAGCAAGAACTCTCTAACCGGGTCTCTGCCTCCGTCGCTAGGTGGGCTCAAGGGGCTGCTTAAGATGGACCTCGGCAACAACCGCCTCGACGGGCGCATcccgccggagctcgccggccTGGATAGCCTCACGTTGCTCGACCTCCGGAACAACAACCTCACTGGCGGGCTGCCGGAGTTCGTGCTGGGCATGGCGGCCCTGCAGGACCTGCTGCTCTCGAGCAACCCGCTGCTCCCTGATGCGGCACGAGAAGATGGCGAGCCTGACCATGCTGGACCTGTTCAACGTCCCTCGCAGGCACCATCCCGGAGTCCATGGTGGCGATGCCCAGGTTGCGGTTCCTCGTGCTAGACCACAACCGCCTCTCCGGCACCGTGCCGGCCAAGCTCGTAGCGTTGCCGGCGACATGAGGCGTCCCATGGATTAATTCATATAAACAGCAAGGGGCTAAATGCGAAAAGTGCGGCGCTGACCGGCTCGGCCCAGCTGGCTCCACATGGCTGTTGTTGATTGACCCAGGACCAAATGCGCACGTCCGAGACAAGTTTCAGAACCAAATAATTCACTTTTACAAGTTTGAGGACCAAACCATCACATCTTGGACAAGTTCAAGGACCTGTGGTGCTATTACCTCGTTTACAATCCCCTCATCTGATGCTCATTTACTTTACAGTAATTAGAAATGAGAAGCCTCGGGAACTAACTTCATACTTATGTGTGCCGAAATGTAGCAGTTTTCTTTGAGTTTGTGCTCCACCTGAGAATGACAATATGCTGCAATATAAAGCCCATCCCCAGGTGGCAATCTACATTTGCATCATCGGCGAGAAGTTGAGGCATCTAGTTGGCAAGAGTGACCTACTCTGCCATTAGAAGCCTACAACAAGCATGGGGCCACTTTTGTTGCTCCTTTTGCCCAAATCCCAAACGTGTATCTTCTAAGATGgagtaaatagcataaaactactaCTTTACATGTTATGGTTCCAAAAAACTACCGGTTTTTAATTTTTCTCAGATAACTACCAAACGAGGGGCCGGCTGTTTCAAAAAACCCAAAACGTTGAGTGCTTATCAATTGATTGTGattatgacaggtgggccccatgcGTAAGAGCTCTAATTGTTTGACCGTTTGTTTGACCGTTAAGTGTGGGCCTGCACACAAATTTAAGAAAGCAATCTGGTCCCTGCTTTTTTCACAAAAAGCAATCGGGTCCCTGCTCTCAGACCAGGATCCATTGGTGCTCCTCTCGCTCCAGAGCTGGACCTCGCGGCTCCGCCTCCTCCGGCCGGTGAGCCACCCGCTGCCGGCGCTCATCGGGGCTCAACCATGGCGGTTGCCCCGCCTCACCTCCTTCTTTCCTACCTCTCTACGCCCGCCGCCTAGCCGTGCTGCACGACGCCGCGGGGACAGTGGCTGCCTCTACGCCGGCTCCCCATGGCGGGCTCAGGCCGTCGCGAGCCGCGCGCCATGGCTAGGGGCTCGGGCCGTCGCCAGCTGCGCCATGACCAGTGGCTCATGCCGCCACCAGGCGCACGCCATGGCCAGGAGCGCGTCGACGAGCAAGGGCCGCCGCCAGCCGCGCCATGGCCAGGGGCTCGGGCCGCCACCAGCCGTGCGCCATGGCCAGGAGCTCCTCCACCTAGCCCGTCGCCCGACTAGAGAAGCCCGTCGTCGCGACGAGGAACGCGGCAGCCGAGCCGCCGCCTTTCGCTTGGCCGGCGATCTGGCCGTCGGCGAGCTGCCGGCGCAGTTCTTGATTGCTTTTTCCAGAAAAATATTAGGGACCCGATTGCTTTTTCCCGAAAACATCAAGGACCTGATTGCTTTTTTCAGAAAACATCAGGGACCCGATTGCTTTTAAAAAAAGATATAGGGACCTGATTGCTTTTTAAAAACTTACATAGATATTGACATGTGGGCCCTACATGTAAGGTAACGGTCAAACAAACGGTTCTCTTAtgtgtgggtcccacctgtcataaTCACGATCAATTGATAAGCATTCAGCGTTTTGGGTTTTTTGAAACAGCCGACCCCTCGTTTGGTAGTTATCTGAGAAAAATTAAAAACCGGTAGTTTTTTGAAACCCTAACCTGTAAAGtagtagttttatgctatttactcTTTAAGATGTGTCCGAGACTCTTGCGGTGAAGTAATGCTTGGGTAGCAGGGAGAGGCAGACAAACTGCCCGCCGCTAAGGGACGGGTCCGCTGGCAGGCAAGCTTGTAATTCATGGCTACATGGAAAAGTAGCATTACCTGATCAGTGTTTATTCCGTTGCCATCTTTAATCATTACTATCTTTCTTGCTCTCCTCGGCGAGCTAGCACTTCAGAATCCCCTTTCAACTCTCCAATCTATATTTTGTGTATTATGAATAGAAATCGTCTGAATTGCCAAAACAATTGCCTAGTCATTAAACGTTGATAGTTTTATCTCACTCGTGCCTAGCCACAAGGGCAGAGATAGGGAAAGGAGATCAAGAGCTGGACTTCCACCAATGGCCCCCCTCAAGTTTTTACACCAGTTAGTGGTACTACAGTAGTAAACTATCAATATATGTGTGTGTTAATGGTTGCAGATAATTGCTCAGATAATTAATCTGTTTTAAATTACTACTTAAGGCAGGTA encodes:
- the LOC125550191 gene encoding dehydrin HIRD11-like; its protein translation is MAGIIHKIEEKLHMGGGSDEHKKAEEHKKDGERKEGMMEKIKDKISSNDHGDGKSSRDHKEKRDKKHGEGHKDDGGHSSSSDSG